In one Vicinamibacteria bacterium genomic region, the following are encoded:
- a CDS encoding chloride channel protein, with the protein MLQPSDEPEPPHLSDENRWYTEHTALLISTVKWSLLGAAAGVCVGEGTRVFLWSLAASSRLTAHFFAGGFKPYYLLPVALPLCVWLIRSFAPSAHGHGTEAVIAAVHQRSGKVDWLVAPVKLLATVLTLAFGGSVGKEGPCAQIGAAITSLFADLLRLKDEDRRRLVICGIGAGFAAVFGTPVSGALFGIEVLYLGRIEYAVLFPCLVSGIVAHLVCGVSAPVPVLHSDLSVLDQKTIVPLSIAFGGAFGLIALLLIESMRGMERALRRVSHHPYLVAAGGGAVLALFYVVVGDQYAGLGTQVIESSLAGTAKVVVAAFLFKILATAITLETGGSGGIVTPLFFIGATSGAALAQAAGLPSGVFAAFGFVSVLAAAANTPIAAAVMGMELLPTQLGVYAALCAGTAFLIVGHRSVYASQKLGFTKSAGLEIPLDVPVEEGRDAMRVRRGSLTELVHNAVIRRTKKAEKPSEE; encoded by the coding sequence TTGTTGCAGCCCTCGGACGAGCCAGAGCCGCCGCACCTCTCCGATGAGAACAGGTGGTACACCGAGCACACGGCTCTCCTCATCAGCACGGTCAAGTGGTCATTGCTGGGGGCGGCGGCCGGGGTTTGCGTCGGGGAGGGAACGCGCGTCTTCCTCTGGTCACTGGCCGCCTCCTCGCGTCTGACGGCACATTTCTTCGCCGGCGGCTTCAAGCCCTACTATCTGCTTCCCGTCGCGCTCCCTCTCTGCGTCTGGCTGATCCGCAGCTTCGCGCCGTCGGCCCACGGGCACGGGACGGAGGCCGTGATCGCCGCCGTCCACCAGAGGTCGGGCAAGGTCGACTGGCTGGTGGCCCCCGTCAAGCTGCTTGCGACCGTGCTCACCCTGGCGTTCGGGGGCTCGGTTGGGAAGGAGGGGCCCTGCGCCCAAATCGGTGCCGCCATCACCAGTCTTTTCGCCGACCTGCTTCGCCTCAAGGACGAAGATCGGCGGCGGCTCGTGATCTGCGGCATCGGCGCCGGCTTTGCCGCCGTGTTCGGGACCCCGGTCTCGGGCGCCCTCTTCGGAATCGAGGTCCTTTACCTGGGGCGCATCGAATACGCCGTGCTCTTCCCCTGCCTCGTGTCCGGTATCGTGGCCCACCTGGTCTGCGGCGTGAGCGCCCCTGTCCCCGTTTTGCACAGCGACCTGTCCGTGCTGGACCAAAAGACCATCGTCCCCCTCTCCATCGCCTTCGGCGGTGCCTTCGGCTTGATCGCGCTCCTTCTCATCGAGAGCATGAGGGGCATGGAGAGAGCGCTCCGCCGCGTGAGTCATCATCCGTATCTGGTCGCCGCGGGCGGGGGAGCGGTGCTCGCCTTGTTCTACGTCGTCGTCGGCGACCAGTACGCTGGATTGGGGACCCAGGTCATCGAGTCCTCGCTCGCGGGAACGGCGAAGGTCGTGGTCGCGGCCTTCCTGTTCAAGATCCTCGCGACCGCCATCACCCTGGAGACAGGGGGTAGCGGTGGCATCGTCACCCCGCTTTTCTTCATCGGGGCTACGAGCGGGGCCGCCCTAGCCCAGGCCGCGGGCCTGCCTTCGGGTGTCTTCGCCGCCTTCGGGTTCGTCTCCGTCCTGGCCGCGGCCGCCAATACGCCCATCGCAGCGGCGGTCATGGGAATGGAGCTCCTTCCCACGCAGCTGGGGGTCTATGCGGCGCTGTGCGCGGGCACGGCCTTTCTCATCGTGGGCCATAGGAGCGTCTACGCCAGCCAGAAGCTCGGCTTTACGAAGTCCGCCGGCCTGGAAATTCCTCTCGATGTTCCCGTAGAAGAGGGCCGCGACGCGATGCGTGTCAGGAGGGGTAGCCTGACCGAGCTCGTGCACAATGCCGTCATCCGGCGGACGAAGAAAGCCGAGAAGCCTTCCGAAGAGTGA
- a CDS encoding DUF4412 domain-containing protein yields MKAVTKAFACAVGFVCLAMLPAHADDLTIVSTVRAKDHTATATQYLSSDKTRTSNGDMDTIVNYSTGAMTMIDNRKKEYYETSAAEMAAMFDQFRQATANSPLGGLMGGKVSDVSVQKVEGAKKVAGYDCDHYILSMGDDMKFDIWAAPDLKAPQQYYDASKAPYAAMGPMGARFEKMFEEMKRIKGFPLSTGINAKVMMLKIDTLSEATEVKTGSIPASAFDIPAGYRKKDSPFSKKR; encoded by the coding sequence ATGAAAGCTGTGACCAAAGCCTTCGCTTGCGCGGTCGGTTTCGTGTGTCTGGCTATGCTGCCGGCCCACGCCGATGACCTGACTATCGTCTCGACGGTCAGGGCGAAGGATCACACGGCGACCGCCACGCAGTACCTCTCGAGCGACAAAACGCGCACGTCGAATGGCGACATGGACACAATCGTGAACTACTCCACGGGGGCCATGACCATGATCGACAACCGGAAGAAGGAGTACTACGAGACGTCGGCGGCGGAAATGGCGGCAATGTTCGACCAATTCCGCCAGGCGACCGCCAACAGCCCCTTGGGAGGGCTCATGGGCGGCAAGGTCTCGGACGTGTCGGTCCAGAAAGTGGAAGGCGCCAAAAAGGTCGCCGGCTACGACTGCGACCACTACATCCTTTCCATGGGCGACGACATGAAGTTCGACATCTGGGCGGCCCCCGACCTGAAGGCACCCCAGCAGTACTACGACGCTTCCAAGGCGCCGTACGCGGCCATGGGCCCCATGGGGGCGCGGTTCGAGAAGATGTTCGAGGAGATGAAGAGGATCAAGGGCTTCCCCCTGTCCACCGGCATCAATGCCAAGGTCATGATGCTCAAGATCGATACCCTGTCGGAGGCCACCGAGGTGAAGACGGGCTCCATTCCAGCGTCCGCCTTCGACATCCCTGCCGGATACAGGAAGAAGGACTCGCCCTTCAGCAAGAAGAGGTGA
- a CDS encoding ECF-type sigma factor, whose product MSSVPSKPISELLVRWKGGDQEALQALLPLVYDELKRIAHHYLRNERPGHTLQSTALVHEAYLRLVESPLQLQNRAHFFAVAARLMREILVDHARRRRAAKRDYRCKITLDRAVALPQKREVDLLALDDALDELSRLDPRQGRIVELRFFGGLSIEETSEILGISPATVKREWATARAWLHREMSGGAARP is encoded by the coding sequence TTGAGCAGCGTTCCATCGAAGCCCATCAGCGAACTGTTGGTGCGGTGGAAAGGCGGCGACCAGGAGGCCTTGCAGGCTCTCCTGCCGCTCGTCTACGACGAGCTCAAGCGGATCGCCCACCACTACTTGCGGAACGAACGCCCTGGCCACACTTTACAGAGCACCGCCCTGGTGCACGAGGCGTATCTGCGGCTCGTGGAGAGCCCGCTTCAGCTGCAGAACCGCGCGCATTTCTTCGCGGTCGCCGCGCGTCTGATGCGCGAGATCCTGGTCGACCACGCTCGCCGCCGCCGCGCAGCCAAGCGGGACTACCGCTGCAAGATAACGCTGGATCGAGCGGTCGCCCTCCCGCAAAAGCGCGAGGTCGACCTCCTTGCCTTGGACGACGCCCTTGACGAGCTCTCCCGTTTGGACCCCCGCCAGGGCCGAATCGTGGAATTGCGCTTTTTTGGCGGGTTGTCAATTGAGGAAACGTCCGAGATCTTGGGCATCTCGCCCGCGACCGTGAAGAGGGAGTGGGCCACCGCTCGCGCATGGTTGCACCGCGAGATGAGCGGGGGAGCGGCGCGCCCGTGA
- a CDS encoding serine/threonine-protein kinase: MSRPAAPEGMLESPSVPNRLLGRRLGPYQILEQIGAGGMGEVYRAFRADEEYRKDVAIKLIRAGQDSTLVISRFKNERQILANLDHPNIARLLDGGTTEEGTPYLVMELIEGMPIDEYCDAHKLPTAERLKLFLKVCSAVQYAHQRLIIHRDIKPGNTLVKADGVPKLLDFGIAKILTTDDAGAIQATATGVRQLTPEYASPEQLRGQTITTASDVYSLGLVLYRVLTGHSPYRLGTHSLREIVQAACEIEPERPSSVIGRVEDVQDHEEGLTTVTPESVGRVRDGSPEKLRRRLAGDLDTLVMKALAKDPGQRYTSAEQLGEDIRRHLTGLPIAARKQTVAYRLRKFGLRHRSTVAAALLVFLTLILGIVLTTRAARIARAQQARAERNFNNVRKLANALLFEVHDSIKDLPGATVARGLILERAQEYLDDLARESRTDSALLRELATAYERLAHLQGDPREANLGNTTKALQNYRQAIELRQAVLALGPQNVDCRRELADGYMGLAKLLGLTGDKKGQGEYLRQALLILDPLSVSSPSDQRVQSALATAYVGNADILTGADNERARELYEKGLLIYTRVVKADPTNDEYQRLGSSAHKHFGALLAVLKQFDEALEHYRQALTIDEAQLAAHPDNLQARYSITYTYSDTGFILGKRGDIEAALSYYHKALDVRSAIVAADPRDTRASAGLANSYSYIGSLLQEKREYAGALESFKKGLSIRQALALGDPANEQIRFQVADAQSNIGELYVELAGRSPVGSAERTLRCRESRPWLQDSLPVFRRLEAEGKLKFAELENRVSIEKALANCDSVLASRQRPNPNP, translated from the coding sequence TTGAGCAGGCCTGCCGCGCCGGAAGGGATGTTGGAATCGCCTTCGGTTCCCAATCGCCTCCTCGGCCGCCGGCTAGGCCCCTACCAGATCCTGGAGCAGATCGGCGCTGGGGGCATGGGCGAGGTGTACCGTGCTTTCCGTGCCGACGAAGAGTACCGGAAGGACGTCGCGATCAAGCTCATACGGGCAGGGCAGGACTCGACCCTCGTGATCAGCCGTTTCAAGAACGAGCGGCAGATTCTCGCCAACCTCGATCATCCGAACATCGCCAGGCTGCTCGACGGGGGCACTACCGAAGAGGGCACACCCTACCTAGTCATGGAGCTGATCGAGGGCATGCCCATCGACGAATACTGCGATGCCCACAAACTGCCGACAGCGGAGCGTTTGAAGCTCTTCTTGAAAGTATGTTCGGCGGTGCAGTACGCCCATCAGAGGCTCATCATCCATCGCGACATCAAGCCCGGCAACACCCTCGTGAAGGCGGACGGAGTGCCCAAGTTGCTGGATTTCGGGATCGCCAAGATCCTGACCACGGACGACGCGGGGGCCATTCAGGCGACCGCGACCGGCGTCCGCCAGCTCACTCCCGAGTATGCGAGCCCGGAGCAGCTGCGGGGCCAGACCATCACTACCGCAAGCGATGTCTACTCCCTGGGGCTTGTCTTATACCGAGTGCTTACCGGCCACTCGCCCTATCGCCTGGGGACGCATTCGCTTCGCGAGATCGTTCAAGCCGCCTGCGAGATCGAACCCGAGAGGCCCAGCAGCGTGATTGGCCGGGTCGAAGACGTCCAGGACCACGAGGAGGGGCTCACTACCGTGACGCCCGAATCCGTGGGCCGGGTGCGCGACGGCTCTCCCGAGAAGCTGCGCCGCCGCCTGGCCGGCGACTTGGACACCCTGGTGATGAAGGCGCTCGCGAAGGACCCCGGCCAGCGGTACACCTCCGCGGAGCAGCTTGGGGAAGACATTCGTCGCCATCTGACGGGCTTGCCGATCGCGGCCCGCAAACAAACCGTGGCCTACCGCCTCCGGAAGTTTGGGCTCCGGCATCGATCGACCGTGGCGGCCGCGCTCCTCGTGTTCTTGACCCTAATTCTGGGGATCGTTCTCACCACGCGCGCCGCGCGCATCGCTCGCGCGCAGCAGGCCCGTGCTGAACGGAACTTCAACAACGTGCGCAAGCTCGCGAATGCGCTATTGTTCGAGGTCCACGACTCGATCAAGGACTTGCCAGGCGCGACGGTGGCGAGAGGTCTGATTCTAGAACGCGCGCAGGAGTACCTGGATGACCTTGCCCGCGAGTCCAGGACTGATTCCGCGCTGCTTCGGGAACTGGCAACGGCATACGAAAGGCTCGCGCATCTGCAGGGAGACCCGAGGGAGGCCAACCTCGGCAACACGACGAAAGCGCTCCAGAACTACCGCCAGGCCATTGAGCTGCGGCAAGCAGTTCTTGCTCTCGGCCCTCAAAATGTGGACTGCCGTCGTGAATTGGCGGACGGGTACATGGGTCTCGCCAAACTCTTGGGCTTGACCGGCGATAAGAAGGGTCAGGGCGAATACCTGCGACAGGCGCTACTAATTCTGGATCCGCTGAGCGTCTCGAGCCCGAGCGATCAGCGGGTGCAATCCGCGCTGGCGACGGCTTATGTAGGGAACGCTGACATTCTCACGGGGGCCGACAACGAGCGTGCGCGGGAGCTCTATGAGAAAGGACTACTGATCTACACGCGGGTCGTCAAGGCTGATCCCACCAATGACGAGTATCAGAGACTTGGTTCGTCTGCGCACAAACACTTTGGGGCCCTCCTGGCGGTATTGAAGCAATTCGATGAAGCGCTGGAGCACTATCGGCAGGCTCTGACTATTGATGAAGCGCAGCTGGCCGCCCATCCCGACAACCTCCAGGCGCGCTACTCCATCACCTACACCTACAGCGACACCGGCTTTATCTTGGGCAAACGCGGAGACATAGAGGCTGCCCTTTCCTACTATCACAAGGCCCTCGATGTCCGGAGCGCCATTGTTGCCGCTGATCCCCGAGACACCAGAGCGAGTGCCGGCCTTGCCAACTCCTACTCGTACATCGGTAGCCTTCTGCAAGAGAAACGCGAGTATGCTGGTGCCCTTGAATCCTTCAAAAAAGGGCTGAGCATCCGGCAAGCTTTGGCGCTAGGGGATCCCGCCAACGAGCAGATTCGTTTTCAGGTCGCAGATGCGCAATCGAACATCGGGGAGCTATACGTAGAGCTGGCAGGCAGGAGCCCGGTCGGCTCGGCGGAGCGCACCTTGCGTTGTCGCGAGTCCCGACCATGGCTCCAAGACTCTCTGCCTGTTTTTCGGCGGTTGGAGGCAGAAGGGAAGCTGAAATTCGCGGAGCTCGAAAACCGGGTGAGCATAGAGAAAGCATTAGCGAACTGTGACAGCGTTCTAGCTAGCCGCCAACGCCCAAACCCCAATCCATAA
- a CDS encoding haloacid dehalogenase type II, with amino-acid sequence MAGQATQRVPVACVFDAYGTLFDVGSVVGRHQARLGASAQRVSMLWRQKQLEYTWLRSLMGRYADFLTVTREALLYSLRACGIEDARLAEDLLAGYWTPEAYPEVHESLGTLHENGLRLTVLSNGSPPMLEAAVKAARLDRFFEALLSVDAVSVYKPDPRVYRMATQHFVAAPSDLVFVSANAWDVAGASTFGLRAFWVNRTAQLAEHLPGEPEAKITSLAVLPELLLAGPGHSGSGAERSDRRA; translated from the coding sequence ATGGCAGGTCAGGCAACGCAGAGGGTCCCGGTGGCCTGCGTTTTCGACGCCTACGGCACCCTATTCGACGTGGGGTCCGTCGTCGGCCGGCACCAGGCCCGGCTGGGGGCTTCGGCCCAGCGCGTTTCGATGCTCTGGCGTCAGAAACAGCTCGAGTACACCTGGCTGCGCAGCCTGATGGGCCGGTACGCGGACTTCTTGACGGTTACGCGGGAAGCGCTTCTCTACAGCCTCCGGGCTTGTGGAATCGAGGACGCTAGGTTGGCCGAGGACTTGCTCGCGGGCTACTGGACGCCGGAAGCGTACCCAGAGGTTCACGAGTCGCTGGGCACACTCCACGAGAACGGCCTGCGACTCACGGTCTTGTCGAACGGCTCGCCCCCGATGCTCGAGGCGGCGGTCAAGGCGGCGCGACTCGACCGCTTCTTCGAAGCGCTGCTCTCCGTTGATGCCGTCAGCGTGTACAAGCCGGACCCACGTGTCTACCGGATGGCGACGCAGCACTTCGTGGCGGCCCCGTCCGACCTGGTCTTCGTTTCCGCCAACGCGTGGGACGTAGCCGGGGCTAGCACCTTCGGGCTGCGGGCCTTCTGGGTCAACCGGACGGCACAGCTTGCCGAGCATCTCCCGGGCGAGCCGGAAGCGAAGATCACCTCCCTTGCCGTGTTGCCGGAGCTGCTGCTAGCCGGACCGGGGCACTCGGGGAGTGGGGCAGAGCGTTCAGACCGCAGGGCGTGA
- a CDS encoding adenylate/guanylate cyclase domain-containing protein, with protein sequence MSPVHPAGHPKGLTLGRALTLSLAGVALVVGLLLGLLLQRWGDSLLAASERLREALSGRAEAEVRRTLGGAEAALEDVTKQARSGAMDVEDPLSVERCLFTDLMANADLAEVTLTRARRTADDASAPLAAQERWQLSVFREGNEASRIVTSHSHRQGKDFVVDVRARPPGSYALRAVAFARAASPGEDPTVHPTFASTLQHHRFSSDPLWTDLHYAELDARLPEADRRVVVTVMKVLEDDAGRFLGVIRVGLLTTALDRVARLRVDANDPADPHRVFLADADGRLITRLHSEQKFEEEKGDLRAAAEGLPEEMRVALAHPALRRVSPEDPVGFGRFDVGGRAFLVSALNLRGAQGWRVGIVVPEDHYLGAFRRVRVVLLLVSVSAGGVLLLFGILALRSVRGSLARMVASAARMREFDFAPAPATSPFRDVAEVMTDMEQAKTALRALGKYVPIDLVRQLYRARKEPTLGGELLDVSLMFTDIQDFTMLSERLPPDTLAAALGRYFAVMTAAIHAAGGTVDKYIGDAVMALWNAPEAQRDHATHACSAALECLEATGALMSSRDWAGLPPFRTRFGLHRDKVMVGHFGAPDRLSYTALGDGVNVASRLEGLNKTYGTTILVSQAIRESAGEAFAFRLVDVVAVKGKSQGIRVYELICAGPGAASQQERIKAYERALEAYQQRRFADALKLLAGREDDPPSQVLEERCRRFLRTPPPDEWNGLFVADSK encoded by the coding sequence GTGAGCCCCGTCCACCCCGCTGGACATCCCAAGGGCCTTACACTGGGACGCGCGCTCACCCTCTCTCTCGCGGGAGTAGCCCTGGTGGTCGGCCTGCTCCTCGGTCTCCTCTTACAGCGTTGGGGGGATTCTCTTCTCGCCGCCTCCGAGCGATTGCGCGAAGCGTTGAGCGGGCGTGCGGAGGCCGAGGTCAGACGGACGCTGGGAGGCGCCGAGGCCGCGCTCGAAGACGTAACAAAGCAGGCCCGGAGCGGCGCCATGGATGTCGAGGATCCGCTCTCAGTCGAGCGATGCCTGTTCACTGACCTGATGGCGAACGCCGATCTGGCCGAGGTGACTCTCACCCGCGCGAGAAGGACCGCGGATGACGCCAGCGCACCGCTTGCGGCCCAAGAGAGATGGCAGCTCTCGGTGTTCCGTGAAGGGAACGAGGCTTCTCGCATCGTCACCTCCCACTCGCACCGGCAGGGGAAGGATTTCGTGGTCGACGTTCGGGCGCGGCCTCCGGGTTCCTACGCTCTCCGGGCGGTGGCCTTTGCCCGCGCCGCCAGCCCCGGGGAGGACCCCACGGTTCACCCGACGTTTGCCTCGACGCTACAGCACCATCGCTTTTCCTCCGACCCTCTGTGGACGGACCTGCACTACGCCGAGCTGGACGCTCGGCTTCCGGAGGCGGACCGCCGCGTCGTGGTGACGGTCATGAAGGTGCTCGAAGACGACGCGGGCCGTTTCCTGGGCGTGATCCGCGTGGGGCTCCTCACGACCGCCCTCGACCGGGTGGCCCGTCTCCGGGTGGACGCGAACGATCCCGCCGACCCGCATCGGGTCTTTCTCGCGGACGCGGACGGTCGTCTCATCACGCGCCTCCACTCGGAGCAGAAGTTCGAAGAGGAGAAAGGAGACCTTCGAGCCGCGGCCGAGGGACTGCCGGAGGAAATGCGTGTCGCCCTGGCCCATCCGGCTCTGCGTCGGGTCAGCCCTGAAGATCCCGTGGGATTCGGCCGTTTCGATGTGGGGGGGCGGGCGTTCCTGGTGTCCGCTCTGAACCTGCGGGGGGCGCAAGGGTGGCGTGTGGGGATCGTGGTGCCGGAAGACCACTACCTGGGCGCCTTCCGCCGGGTCCGCGTGGTGCTGCTGCTAGTGTCGGTGTCGGCGGGTGGAGTCCTCCTGCTGTTCGGGATTCTGGCCTTGAGGAGCGTGCGGGGCAGTCTGGCCCGAATGGTGGCGTCGGCGGCGCGGATGCGAGAGTTCGACTTTGCCCCCGCCCCCGCGACATCACCGTTCCGGGACGTCGCAGAAGTGATGACCGACATGGAACAGGCGAAAACGGCTCTCCGGGCGCTGGGGAAGTACGTACCCATAGACCTCGTTCGGCAGCTCTACCGGGCCCGGAAGGAGCCGACGCTGGGCGGCGAGCTTCTCGACGTCAGCCTCATGTTTACGGACATCCAAGACTTCACGATGCTTTCGGAACGCCTTCCCCCGGACACGCTGGCTGCCGCGCTGGGCCGGTATTTCGCCGTCATGACGGCGGCCATCCACGCGGCGGGGGGTACGGTCGACAAGTACATCGGCGACGCGGTCATGGCTCTCTGGAACGCCCCGGAAGCTCAAAGGGATCATGCCACTCACGCCTGCTCAGCCGCCCTTGAGTGCTTGGAGGCGACGGGAGCACTCATGAGCTCACGGGACTGGGCCGGGCTCCCGCCCTTCCGCACGCGCTTTGGTCTGCATCGAGACAAAGTGATGGTCGGCCACTTCGGGGCTCCCGACCGGCTCAGCTACACTGCCCTGGGAGACGGCGTGAACGTGGCGTCACGGTTGGAAGGTCTGAACAAGACGTACGGTACGACGATTCTCGTGAGCCAGGCGATCCGCGAGAGCGCAGGGGAGGCGTTTGCCTTTCGTCTGGTAGACGTTGTGGCGGTGAAAGGGAAGAGCCAGGGTATCCGGGTCTACGAGCTGATCTGTGCCGGGCCCGGAGCCGCAAGCCAGCAGGAGCGCATAAAGGCCTACGAGCGCGCGCTAGAGGCTTACCAGCAAAGAAGATTCGCCGACGCCCTGAAACTATTGGCAGGGCGAGAGGATGACCCGCCCAGCCAGGTTCTCGAGGAGCGCTGTCGGAGGTTCCTGAGGACTCCCCCTCCGGACGAGTGGAACGGGCTTTTCGTGGCCGACTCGAAATGA